The region CTCCCAGGTGGACAGGCGCGGGTAATAATCGAAGAAGGAGAGGATGCCCACGATGATGAAGAGATAGAAATCGAGCATGTTGCCGAACAGGAGGAAGAGGAGGACCCCGAGGCCCGCCATGCCGTTTGCCGTCAGGGCGGAGAGGAAGGCGCGCCGGTCCGCCCTTTGCAGCCGTACCGTCACGGGGGTTCCCTGGGCGGGCCCCCCCTGGGCGATAGGCGTCGCCAGCCGCCGCAGCAGGAGGAAACCGGCAATGGCCAGGCCGATGCAGGCGAGCCGGGCAAGATCGGCGGAGAGGGCCGGCGCCAGGCCGAAAAATCTTTCCGAGAGCCCGGCGGTAAAGATCGCGATCAGGGCGTAGACGGCGAAAAACACGGCCGTGGTCCGGTAGGTCGAAACCGATCGTTGATACTCGACCAGGGCCAGCCCGCTCGGCCCCTGGTTCCCCCCGGCGTTGCCCGCCTTTTTCCGGTTGGCGCCGACGTGATAGGCGCCCTTGGCATATGCCTGTATGCCGGCGCTTTCATCGGGGGTTATGAAATAGCGGCGGATCGTCACCGCTTCGCGGATGTTCCTGTCGGTCCCGCGGGAAAGCCGGATGGTCTGCTCGGTGACGGTCATGACCAGCCCATCGGCCGGCAGAACGGTTTGGCCGATGAAGCCCCGCTTGACGACCCTGTCGGGGGAGAAGGTGAAGTCGCGGGTCATGAGGCAATCGCCCAGATACCAGACGCCGATGGCAACCGCCGCGGCCGCCAGGGCCTCAAAGGCAAAAAAACCGCTGGAGAGAAGGGATTGGAGAACGAGCCCCGCGAACAGGGGGTAGAGGAGGAGTACCGCCTTTTTTCCCGGCTGGTAGGCGACGGTGAGCGTCGCCCCGGGCCGCGGCCGGGACGGCTGGGGGGCGTCTCCCGGTTCTTCCGGCTCTATCGGCTCAAGCTCGATCTTTTCAAAAAGCCCCATGGTGGACTCCCGGGATGGTTTCACGGACGCTGGCGGTGATGCTTATCCTTCTACAGGATGGCGGCATATATTTCAACTGTACTATCAGCACGTTAAAATATTGTCGCCGGTTTTGGGCGATTACGTGGCGTGTCCGCAGGGGATGCCGGCTGGAACAGTGGCCCCTGTGCCGGAACTGGTGCCGGGCAGGGGGATTTTTTCATCCCGGTACCGTGGCTGAGAAATATGGTTGCCGTCACCGCCGGGAACTTGTACCCTTGGGAAAGGTTGAAAAGGAGAAGGAGAAAGATATCATGACCGATAGGATCGTCCGCGCCATGAGCGCGTCCGGCGGGATACGCGTACTGGCCGGCAGCGTCAGCGGGCTTGCCCGTGAGATATGCTCGTTGCAGCAGGCGTCAGCCACGGTAAGCGTGGCCCTGGGCCGCGGCCTGGCGGGTGGCGCATTGCTTGGAGCCCAACTCAAGCCGGGCCAGAGGGTGGCGCTCAAATTCGAGGGCAACGGCCCCATGCGCAAGATGATCATCGAGGCGGAAGCGGATGGCGCGGTGCGGGGATGCGTTGGCGACCCCGGCGCCGAGGCCGAACCGCGCAACGGAAAATGGAATGTCCCGGGGGTGCTGGGGAATGCCGGCTTTCTCACGGTCTCAAAGGATCTGGGGTTGGGGGGGGAGCCGTACCACGGCATGGTGCAGCTGCGCACCAGCGAGATCGGCGACGATCTGGCCTACTACCTGACCGACTCGGAGCAGGTCCCCTCGGCTGTCGGCCTGAGCGCTTCGCTGGATGAAGGGGGCGCCGTGGTGTTGTGCGGCGGTTTTCTGGTGCAGGCCCTGCCCAAGGCGGACAGCGCGGAGATCGATGGGATGATGCGGCGGATTACGGAACTGCCGGCGCTCCCGGCGCTTTTGCAGGAGGGTGGGCCTGAAGCGATCGTGGAGCGGCTGTTCGGCGGCGCGGCCTACAACCTGCTGGAGACGCGCGAGGTGTTCTTCCGCTGCGGCTGCAGCAGGGCAAAGGTCGAACGCGCCCTGCTGACCCTGGGACCGGATGAACTCAGGGAGATGGGGGAGAAGGAGCATGGCGCCGACATCACCTGCGAGTTCTGCCGGCAACGGTACCGTTTCGACGAGGCCGAACTGGGGGCGCTTGCCGACCGGTCCCCCGCGCCGGCCGGCGCCTGACGGATGCGAACCGTCAAGCTGACCATAGAGTACGATGGCACCAACTATGCCGGTTGGCAGATCCAGCCCAACGGCCTGGCGGTACAACAGGTCGTCGAGGAGGCCCTGGAGCGCCTGCTGGGCGAAGCGGTGCGGCTCCGCTCGTCGGGGCGGACCGACGCCGGCGTGCACGCCCGCGGCATGGCGGCGGCCTTTACCACGCACCGCGACCTGCCGCTGCGCGCGTTCGTGGAGGGAACCAACAGGTTTCTGCCGGCGGACATCGCCATCATCGACGCCAGCGAGGCCCCCCGCGGTTTCAAGCCGATCGGCGATGCCCTGGCCAAGCATTACCGCTACACCATTCTCCTCTCGCCGGTGCGCTCGCCGCTACACCGTTTCCACGCCTGGCACGTCAAGGACCCGCTCGACCTTGAGGCCATGGGCGAAGCCCTGCCCGCCTTCGAGGGGCGGCACGATTTCGCGGCGTTCCGAGCCTCCAACTGCGCCGCCAAGACGACGGTGCGGAGGATCGACTCCGTCGCCATGCGCCGGGAGGACGGGTTTCTGTTCATCGACGTGGTGGGAGAGGGATTCCTGAAAAACATGGTGCGGGTCATGGTGGGGACGCTGGTCGATATCGGCAGGGGGCGTTTTGCGCCGGACCACGTCGCCTGGCTGCTGCAGAACCGGGATAGAAAAAAGGCCGGCGTTACGGCGCCGGCCTGTGGACTCTGTCTGATGAAGGTCTTCTACGCCCCGGATGACGGGGGCGACGAGCGGCCTATTTTTCAGCCAGCAGTTTTTTGACCAGGGTCTCCATGGAGCCGGCGATCTCGTCGGAAAATCCCCGGAACACCTCGGCAACCCTGCCCCGCTTGTCGATGACGATCATGACCGGAACCGACCGGACGCCGAACCCTTCCGTCACCGGGTCTCCCGCCAGGGCGACGGGATAGTTGATGCGGTGTTCCGCGGCAAACGATTTGACGACCCGCTCCCCATCCTCATCGGCGCTCAGGCCCAGCACCTGCAGCCCCTGCTTTCCGTATTTCTGGTTCATCTTCACCAGGTGGGGGATGGACATGCGGCAGGGCTCGCACCACGTGGCGAAGAAATCCAGCACCAGCACATAACCACGGTAGTTTTCCTGGGTCACCGGCTGGCCCGACGTGGTGACCACCTTGAACGCGGGGGCCGGCTGCCCCGCCTTGGGCAGGGCCAGGAGCTGGGCCGGCGCCAGGGCCATGAGCCCGGTCATGAGAAGGCCCAGGACAAGCCGTCGGACAGGTCCGATACGTTTCGTCATGGTTGTCAGAGCGCCTTGGCGATCAGGGCGTCCAACTGGGATTTGGGCACCGCCCCCACGATCTGGTCGATGACGGCCCCACCCTTGAACAGGATGATGGTGGGGATGCCGCGCACGCCGTATTTGCCGGGCGTTGCCTGGTTTTCGTCCACATTGACCTTGCCGACCTTGACCTTGCCGGCATATTCGTCGGCAACCGCGTCCACAAGCGGGGAGATGGCCTTGCAGGGGGCGCACCACGTGGCCCAGAAATCAACGAGCACCGGAATATCGGACTGGATTACCTCGCGCTCAAAATTTGCATCGGTGAATGCAAGAACTTTTTCACTGGACATAAAAAGCATCTCCTTTTGGTGAGTTCATATCTAAAAAATCATATACCAGCCGGGGAAAAAATCAAGAATAAACTCGGTAGGTATCCCATTTGTTGAATTACGGCGCCAAAGGTTGTATGTTGTCAATTCTTCGACCAAAATAGCAGATTTCAGCCGGTCCCTCCGCCTTTCCGGCTCAAGAAGCCGGGGCGGCCGGAGACCTGGTGCGGAAGAGAACGATGCCATACCTGGCCCTTAACATAGATATGGGGAAGCGGACCGCCCTGCTCGTGGGGGGCGGGAGAGTGGCCGCCCGCAAGCTGCGGACCCTGCGCGAGGCGGGGGCCAGGGTCCGGGTCGTTGCCCCGGCAGTGCTCCCCGCGATACGGGAGCAGGAAGCGCCCGGCGCCGTGACGATACGGATCGGCGGCTATGAGACCGCGGACCTGGACGGCGTTGCCCTGGTGGTGGCGGCGACCGATGACCCCGCCGTGAACCGCAGGGTGGCGGCAGAGGCCGGAGAGAGAGGCCTCCTGGTCTCCGTCGCCGACCAGCCGGAAGTTGGGGATTGCCACTTCCCCGCGCTCCTGCGGCGGGGCGGGCTGGAGATCGCCGTTGCCACGGGAGGGCGCTGCCCGGCCCTCGCCGCCGAGGTGCGCGACGCTATCGCCGACGTGATCGGCAATGATTACGCAGACCTTGTGGAGCAACTGGCCGCCGACCGAGAAAAGCTATTGACGGAAGGGAACGGCACCACATACAATAAAGAGCTGTTACGCACGAAGGCGAGACGCCTGATCGCCGAGCTTTCCGCACCCAAGGACATTTCATGAGCCAAATTTTCTTCTCTTGCACCCTGGCGTTGTACGGTTTGGCCACCGCGCTCTACCTGGCCTATCTGCTGCGCACCACGCAGGGCATGGCGACCTGGGCGAGCCGGATGGTCGCCGCCGGCTTCGTGACCCATTTCCTCTCCACCATCCACCGCTTCAATTCGGCCGGCTACCTGCCGATCACCAACATGCACGAATCCCTCTCCTTCTTCAGCCTGGTCATCGTGGGGGCGTTCCTCCTGTTCGTGCGCAAGTACAAGATCGCCATCCTGGGCTCGTTCGTCATCCCCCTGGCGCTGCTCATGATCATCGCCTCCAGCGCGTTCCCGTCGGTGATCAAGGAGCTCAACCCGGCCCTCAAGAGCGGCTGGCTGTGGGTGCATACCATCATGGCCTTCGTCAGCTATGCGACCTTCACCATCGCTTTCGCCGCTGCCGTGATCTACCTGATCCAGCAGCATTTTCTCAAGAAAAAGAAGTTCGGCGCCCTGTTCCAGAAGCTTCCCTCCCTCGACACCCTGGACGACATCAACTACCGCTGCCTGACGGTCGGGTTTCCGCTTTTGACGGTTGCGATCATCTCGGGCGCCATCTGGGCCGAAAAGGCCTGGGGCACCTACTGGAGCTGGGACCCCAAGGAGACGTGGTCGCTGATCACCTGGTTCATCTACGCCGCCCTCCTGCACGGCCGCATGACCACCGGCTGGCGCGGCAAGCGCGCCGCCCTGCTCTCCATCGCCGGATTCCTGATCATGCTGTTTACCTTTGTCGGGGTGAACATGTGGCTGCCCGGCCTTCACAGCTACAAATAGGATTGGCTCATCGTTTCAGCAGTTATCACATGCTGTAAGGAATGCGTGCTGAATGAACATTATCGTCGTTGGTCTCTCCCATAAGACCGCAACCGTTGAAATACGGGAAAAGGTTGCTTTTTCGCCCAACCTGATCGAGAAACCGCTCCGTGACCTGGTGTCGCTCGACGAGATCGTCGAAGGGGTGATCGTCTCCACCTGCAACCGGGTGGAGATCTACGCCACGACCCGCGACATCGCGGGGGGCATCGCCCGGATCAAGCGTTTCATGGCGGAATACCACCATCTCCCCTTTGAAGCCCTCGAGCCCCACCTCTACAGCTACCATTCCGAGGCGGCCATCCGCCACGTCTTCCGGGTCGCGTCAAGCCTGGATTCCATGGTCGTGGGGGAGCCCCAGATCCTGGGCCAGATCAAGACCTCCTACGGCTACGCCGCCGAGTACAAATCCTCCGGCATCATCCTGAACCGTTTCCTCCACAAGGCCTTCTCCGTCGCCAAACGGGTGCGCACCGAGACCAAGATCGCCTCCTCGGCGGTTTCCGTGGCCTTTGCCGCGGTGGAGCTGGCCAAGAAGATCCTGGGCAACCTGTCCGACAAGACCGTGATGCTGATCGGCGCCGGCGAGATGTGCGAACTGGCCGCCAAGCACTTCCTGAACAGCGGCGCCCGGGGCGTGATGGTGGCCAACCGCACCTTCGAGCGGGCCGAGCGCCTGGCCGAGGAGTTCGGCGGCGAGGCGGTGCCCTTCGAGGAGTTGTTCCAGCACCTCCATCGGGCCGACATCGTCCTCTCCTCCACCGGCGCGCCCCATGTCATCATCGGCCCCAAGGACGTGGTGGAGGTGGTCAAACGGCGCAAGTTCAAGCCCATGTTCTTCATCGACATCGCCGTGCCCCGGGACATCGACCCCAAGGTGGACGACCTGGAGAACGCCTACCTCTTCACGGTGGACAACCTGCAGGAGATCGTCCAGGCCAATCTGGCCCAGCGGAGCCTGGAGGCGGAGAAGGCCGAGGAGATCGTCAACCAGGAGATCGGCCAGTTCTTCAAGTGGCTTTCGTCCCTGGAGGTCACCCCCACCATCGTCGCCCTGCGCAACCACTTCGACGAGATCCGCAGGGCGGAGCTGGAAAAAACCCTGGCCGGCTGGAAGGACCTCCCCCCGGACGCCGAGAAGCGGCTGGAGGCCCTGACCATGGCCATGATGAACAAACTGCTCCACACCCCCACCACGGTGCTGAAAAAGGCCGGCCAGGGGGGGCGCGTCGATCTGTACGTGGATGGCCTGCGGCAGCTCTTCGAGCTTGAAGCCGCCCACGAAGACCACGAAGAGCTGGAACTTGAAGCGTAGTCGCCGCGTCGCGCCGTGAGATTGCCGCCGCTGATTCCGGGCCGCCTGGTCAAACGTTACAAACGCTTTCTGGCGGATGTGGCACTGGAGGACGGCACGGTCGTCACCGCCCACTGCCCCAATTCGGGCAGCATGAAGGGATGCGCCGTTCCCGGCAGCCGGGTGTACCTCTCCCGCAGCGCCAACGCGGGGCGCAAATTCCCCTTCACCTGGGAACTGGTGGAGGCGGACGGCTTCTGGGCCGGCATCAACACCGCCCTGCCCAACCGTTTGACGCGGGAGGCGATCGAAGACGGTACGGTGGCCGAGGTGCAGGGGTACGGGTCGATCCGCCCCGAGGTGCCCTACGGCGAGCACAGCCGTATCGACCTGCTCCTGGAAGGG is a window of Geobacter sp. FeAm09 DNA encoding:
- a CDS encoding bifunctional precorrin-2 dehydrogenase/sirohydrochlorin ferrochelatase; this encodes MGKRTALLVGGGRVAARKLRTLREAGARVRVVAPAVLPAIREQEAPGAVTIRIGGYETADLDGVALVVAATDDPAVNRRVAAEAGERGLLVSVADQPEVGDCHFPALLRRGGLEIAVATGGRCPALAAEVRDAIADVIGNDYADLVEQLAADREKLLTEGNGTTYNKELLRTKARRLIAELSAPKDIS
- the hslO gene encoding Hsp33 family molecular chaperone HslO, whose amino-acid sequence is MTDRIVRAMSASGGIRVLAGSVSGLAREICSLQQASATVSVALGRGLAGGALLGAQLKPGQRVALKFEGNGPMRKMIIEAEADGAVRGCVGDPGAEAEPRNGKWNVPGVLGNAGFLTVSKDLGLGGEPYHGMVQLRTSEIGDDLAYYLTDSEQVPSAVGLSASLDEGGAVVLCGGFLVQALPKADSAEIDGMMRRITELPALPALLQEGGPEAIVERLFGGAAYNLLETREVFFRCGCSRAKVERALLTLGPDELREMGEKEHGADITCEFCRQRYRFDEAELGALADRSPAPAGA
- the truA gene encoding tRNA pseudouridine(38-40) synthase TruA → MRTVKLTIEYDGTNYAGWQIQPNGLAVQQVVEEALERLLGEAVRLRSSGRTDAGVHARGMAAAFTTHRDLPLRAFVEGTNRFLPADIAIIDASEAPRGFKPIGDALAKHYRYTILLSPVRSPLHRFHAWHVKDPLDLEAMGEALPAFEGRHDFAAFRASNCAAKTTVRRIDSVAMRREDGFLFIDVVGEGFLKNMVRVMVGTLVDIGRGRFAPDHVAWLLQNRDRKKAGVTAPACGLCLMKVFYAPDDGGDERPIFQPAVF
- the hemA gene encoding glutamyl-tRNA reductase; amino-acid sequence: MNIIVVGLSHKTATVEIREKVAFSPNLIEKPLRDLVSLDEIVEGVIVSTCNRVEIYATTRDIAGGIARIKRFMAEYHHLPFEALEPHLYSYHSEAAIRHVFRVASSLDSMVVGEPQILGQIKTSYGYAAEYKSSGIILNRFLHKAFSVAKRVRTETKIASSAVSVAFAAVELAKKILGNLSDKTVMLIGAGEMCELAAKHFLNSGARGVMVANRTFERAERLAEEFGGEAVPFEELFQHLHRADIVLSSTGAPHVIIGPKDVVEVVKRRKFKPMFFIDIAVPRDIDPKVDDLENAYLFTVDNLQEIVQANLAQRSLEAEKAEEIVNQEIGQFFKWLSSLEVTPTIVALRNHFDEIRRAELEKTLAGWKDLPPDAEKRLEALTMAMMNKLLHTPTTVLKKAGQGGRVDLYVDGLRQLFELEAAHEDHEELELEA
- a CDS encoding DUF1190 domain-containing protein, giving the protein MGLFEKIELEPIEPEEPGDAPQPSRPRPGATLTVAYQPGKKAVLLLYPLFAGLVLQSLLSSGFFAFEALAAAAVAIGVWYLGDCLMTRDFTFSPDRVVKRGFIGQTVLPADGLVMTVTEQTIRLSRGTDRNIREAVTIRRYFITPDESAGIQAYAKGAYHVGANRKKAGNAGGNQGPSGLALVEYQRSVSTYRTTAVFFAVYALIAIFTAGLSERFFGLAPALSADLARLACIGLAIAGFLLLRRLATPIAQGGPAQGTPVTVRLQRADRRAFLSALTANGMAGLGVLLFLLFGNMLDFYLFIIVGILSFFDYYPRLSTWERIVRGEGAAAPAPGEVAVSPRRSLQVSLVLMGTLSVLSYGETNRYLYANRQDCREDWGDKDCQEAPAGSGHYAGGRYYGPRYGSAGGRATRSVGVGTISRGGFGSLGSFHASFGG
- the trxA gene encoding thioredoxin, producing MSSEKVLAFTDANFEREVIQSDIPVLVDFWATWCAPCKAISPLVDAVADEYAGKVKVGKVNVDENQATPGKYGVRGIPTIILFKGGAVIDQIVGAVPKSQLDALIAKAL
- the ccsB gene encoding c-type cytochrome biogenesis protein CcsB, producing the protein MSQIFFSCTLALYGLATALYLAYLLRTTQGMATWASRMVAAGFVTHFLSTIHRFNSAGYLPITNMHESLSFFSLVIVGAFLLFVRKYKIAILGSFVIPLALLMIIASSAFPSVIKELNPALKSGWLWVHTIMAFVSYATFTIAFAAAVIYLIQQHFLKKKKFGALFQKLPSLDTLDDINYRCLTVGFPLLTVAIISGAIWAEKAWGTYWSWDPKETWSLITWFIYAALLHGRMTTGWRGKRAALLSIAGFLIMLFTFVGVNMWLPGLHSYK
- a CDS encoding TlpA disulfide reductase family protein produces the protein MTKRIGPVRRLVLGLLMTGLMALAPAQLLALPKAGQPAPAFKVVTTSGQPVTQENYRGYVLVLDFFATWCEPCRMSIPHLVKMNQKYGKQGLQVLGLSADEDGERVVKSFAAEHRINYPVALAGDPVTEGFGVRSVPVMIVIDKRGRVAEVFRGFSDEIAGSMETLVKKLLAEK
- the sfsA gene encoding DNA/RNA nuclease SfsA translates to MRLPPLIPGRLVKRYKRFLADVALEDGTVVTAHCPNSGSMKGCAVPGSRVYLSRSANAGRKFPFTWELVEADGFWAGINTALPNRLTREAIEDGTVAEVQGYGSIRPEVPYGEHSRIDLLLEGVKGRCFVEVKNVTLVEDGRALFPDAVTTRGQKHLRELMRVVAEGDRGVIFFTVQRGDGHSVSPADAIDPEYGRLLRLALDNGVEALAYRALVTPEEIRLTERLPVIV